The proteins below come from a single Lactobacillus johnsonii genomic window:
- the plsX gene encoding phosphate acyltransferase PlsX produces the protein MKTIAIDAMGGENAPKAIVDAVLKAKPKLKDTKFVLFGDEEKINKLIPTEQKDKIDVIATSEVIVDSDEPVKAIRRKKDSSMVVAANYVKAGKADALFSLGNTGALLACGIFIIGRIKGVERPALMPTLPSAKSEDGFNIIDVGANAQSKPEYLVQWAQMANFYAQKIRNIKNPTVALLNNGAEDDKGDPLHQEAYKLLKATDLNFIGNAEGNDLMEGKADVIVTDGFTGNATLKAIEGTASVILRLLKDSLLNNGLRPKVGALLAKPGLTALKKRFDTARYGGAVLLGVNAPVVKTHGRSNIRPIYYTLLQIDKMLSQDLVGEYKKYFSESR, from the coding sequence ACAAAATTTGTTTTATTTGGGGATGAAGAAAAGATTAATAAACTAATTCCCACTGAGCAAAAAGATAAAATTGACGTTATTGCAACGAGTGAAGTTATTGTTGATAGTGACGAGCCAGTAAAAGCAATTAGACGTAAGAAAGATTCTTCAATGGTTGTTGCTGCGAACTATGTAAAGGCAGGAAAAGCAGACGCCTTATTTTCACTAGGAAATACTGGAGCACTCCTAGCTTGCGGGATTTTTATTATTGGCCGAATTAAAGGTGTAGAACGTCCGGCTTTAATGCCAACTCTTCCAAGTGCTAAAAGTGAAGATGGCTTTAATATTATTGATGTTGGCGCGAATGCACAAAGTAAGCCTGAATATTTAGTACAATGGGCACAAATGGCTAATTTTTATGCTCAAAAAATTAGAAATATTAAAAATCCAACGGTAGCCTTATTAAATAATGGTGCAGAAGATGATAAAGGTGATCCGCTCCACCAAGAGGCCTATAAGCTTCTTAAAGCAACTGATCTTAATTTTATTGGTAATGCTGAAGGAAATGATTTAATGGAAGGTAAGGCTGATGTGATTGTAACAGATGGCTTTACTGGAAATGCCACTCTGAAGGCAATAGAAGGAACTGCAAGTGTAATTTTACGTCTGCTTAAGGATTCTTTGCTAAATAATGGATTACGTCCTAAGGTGGGAGCTTTATTAGCAAAGCCAGGACTTACTGCATTAAAGAAAAGATTTGATACGGCAAGATATGGGGGAGCAGTTTTACTTGGGGTAAATGCACCTGTTGTAAAGACGCACGGTAGATCGAATATCCGTCCTATTTACTACACTTTATTACAAATTGATAAGATGTTGAGTCAAGATTTGGTTGGCGAATATAAAAAATACTTTAGTGAATCTCGCTAG
- the acpP gene encoding acyl carrier protein, with translation MTEEEIFNKIADMISERFSIDRDKITKDLNFQNDLDADSIDFVELVMDLEDTFGAEIPDDDAEKLQTVGEAVEYIKSHQN, from the coding sequence ATGACCGAAGAGGAAATTTTTAATAAAATTGCTGATATGATTTCAGAACGCTTTAGTATTGATCGTGATAAGATCACTAAAGATTTAAATTTTCAGAATGATTTAGATGCAGATTCAATTGATTTCGTTGAGTTAGTAATGGATCTAGAAGATACATTTGGAGCAGAGATTCCAGATGATGATGCAGAAAAATTACAAACTGTTGGTGAAGCAGTAGAATATATTAAGAGTCACCAAAATTAA
- a CDS encoding ABC transporter ATP-binding protein — protein sequence MEKQSDLLLDIEHLHTAYRLHGKFYDAADDINLTLKRNEILAVVGESGCGKSTIASSIIGLYDHKNTKVTGDILYNELNLVNLNESLFNKIRGNNIGMIFQDPLASLNPLMKVGDQVAETLYYHTDMDEKARHARVIELFNQVGMPRPEEMYEMYPHELSGGLRQRVVIAIAIACKPEIIIADEPTTALDVTIQAQILDLLKEIQKESHSGIVLITHDLGVVAETADQVAVMYAGQIVEKADVKTIFENPLHPYTRSLLHSMPQTDDESEDLHVIHGTVPSLINMPRTGDRFAARIPWIPASAHEENPKIHEVEPGHFVRCTCWQSFHFQDEEKKG from the coding sequence TTGGAAAAGCAAAGTGATCTTTTACTAGATATCGAACACTTGCATACCGCATATCGTTTACACGGTAAGTTTTATGATGCCGCTGATGACATTAACTTAACCTTGAAGCGAAATGAGATTTTGGCAGTTGTTGGAGAATCTGGTTGTGGTAAAAGTACAATTGCTTCAAGCATTATTGGTTTGTACGACCACAAAAATACGAAAGTAACTGGCGATATTTTATACAATGAATTAAACCTAGTTAACTTAAATGAATCATTGTTTAATAAAATTCGTGGTAATAATATTGGGATGATTTTCCAGGATCCATTAGCATCTCTTAATCCATTAATGAAGGTTGGAGATCAAGTTGCTGAGACACTTTACTATCATACCGATATGGATGAAAAAGCTCGTCATGCACGTGTAATTGAACTCTTTAATCAAGTTGGGATGCCTCGTCCAGAAGAAATGTATGAGATGTACCCACATGAATTATCTGGTGGTTTACGTCAACGTGTCGTAATTGCGATTGCAATTGCATGTAAGCCAGAAATTATTATTGCTGATGAACCAACTACCGCTTTGGATGTTACTATTCAGGCACAAATCTTAGATTTACTTAAAGAAATTCAAAAAGAATCTCATTCAGGAATTGTTTTGATTACACACGACTTAGGTGTTGTTGCTGAAACTGCTGATCAAGTAGCAGTTATGTATGCAGGACAAATTGTTGAAAAAGCTGATGTTAAAACAATTTTTGAAAATCCTCTTCATCCATATACACGTTCACTTTTGCACTCTATGCCACAAACAGATGATGAAAGTGAAGACCTGCATGTGATTCATGGAACAGTTCCTTCATTGATTAACATGCCAAGAACTGGGGATAGATTTGCAGCTAGAATTCCTTGGATTCCAGCTAGTGCTCATGAAGAGAACCCTAAGATTCATGAAGTTGAACCAGGACATTTTGTAAGATGTACTTGCTGGCAAAGCTTCCATTTCCAAGATGAAGAGAAGAAAGGATAG
- a CDS encoding ABC transporter ATP-binding protein, producing the protein MADEIIEIKNLKVHYPIRSGFWNRVTGYVKAVDGINLSIKEGETYGLIGESGSGKSTTGKAIVGVEKVTSGQILYKGVDVTKASNRKKLNYNKDVQMIFQDSMSSLNPRKRIEDIIAEPIRNFENLTTDEERKRVQELLDIVGMPSDAIYKYPHEFSGGQRQRIGVARAVATHPKLIVADEPTSALDLSVQAQVLNFMKHIQQEYNIAYLFISHDLGVVKHMSEDIAIMHRGRFVEIGKRDQIYKNPMHIYTKRLLSAIPVVDVENREKHKEERQRVEQEFLQDQDKWYEKDGRVLPLQKVGERHFVALPKDMIEQELKEGE; encoded by the coding sequence ATGGCTGATGAAATAATCGAAATAAAAAATTTAAAAGTTCACTATCCAATTCGTTCTGGATTTTGGAATAGGGTTACTGGATATGTCAAAGCCGTTGATGGGATTAATCTTTCAATTAAAGAAGGAGAAACCTACGGTCTAATTGGAGAATCAGGTTCCGGTAAATCAACTACTGGTAAAGCAATTGTTGGTGTAGAAAAAGTAACTAGCGGACAAATTTTGTATAAAGGTGTTGATGTTACTAAAGCATCAAATCGTAAAAAACTTAACTACAATAAAGATGTTCAAATGATTTTCCAGGATTCAATGTCGAGTTTAAATCCTAGAAAACGAATTGAAGATATTATTGCTGAACCTATTAGAAACTTTGAAAACTTAACAACCGATGAAGAAAGAAAACGAGTTCAAGAACTACTAGATATTGTTGGTATGCCTAGTGATGCTATCTACAAATATCCACATGAATTCTCTGGTGGTCAACGTCAAAGAATTGGGGTAGCACGTGCTGTAGCCACTCATCCTAAATTAATTGTGGCAGATGAGCCAACTTCAGCTTTAGACTTATCTGTTCAAGCACAGGTTTTGAACTTTATGAAGCATATTCAACAAGAATATAATATTGCCTACCTCTTCATTTCACACGACTTGGGTGTTGTAAAGCATATGTCAGAAGATATTGCTATTATGCACCGTGGACGTTTTGTAGAAATTGGTAAACGTGATCAAATTTATAAGAATCCAATGCATATTTATACAAAGCGTCTACTTTCTGCAATTCCTGTTGTTGATGTTGAAAATAGGGAAAAACATAAGGAAGAGCGTCAACGTGTAGAACAAGAATTTTTGCAAGATCAAGATAAATGGTATGAAAAAGATGGTCGTGTATTACCACTACAAAAAGTTGGCGAGCGTCATTTCGTTGCTTTACCTAAAGACATGATTGAGCAAGAATTGAAGGAGGGAGAATAG
- the opp4B gene encoding oligopeptide ABC transporter permease, with the protein MWKTVLRRILIMIPQLLILSLLVFILAKMMPGDPFTGMINPNSDAKEIARLRQEYGLNDPVWVQYTRWLGNMFHGDLGQSYIQKVPVTSLIWDRAVNTFWLSLMTVVLTYLIAIPLGVTAGRHQDEWQDHGVQIFNYITFAVPPFVFYILGIWLFGFTLGWFPISGSVSADVNPGTLAYLWSRIDHLILPSILCALISTTVIVQYLRTGIVDNKVEDYVRTARSKGVPENVVFNKHILRNSLLPIAAFFGNTITGLLSGSMVIESVFSYPGMGKLFLDSIGQRDYSTLTALILLFGILTLVGNLLSDIIMSIIDPRIRIK; encoded by the coding sequence ATGTGGAAAACGGTTTTACGTCGAATCCTGATTATGATCCCCCAGTTACTTATCTTGAGTTTACTAGTCTTTATTTTGGCTAAAATGATGCCTGGTGACCCATTTACTGGAATGATTAATCCGAATTCAGACGCTAAGGAAATTGCAAGATTAAGACAAGAATATGGATTGAATGATCCAGTTTGGGTGCAATATACTCGCTGGCTTGGAAATATGTTCCATGGTGATTTAGGACAATCATATATTCAAAAGGTTCCAGTTACTTCTTTGATTTGGGATCGTGCAGTTAACACTTTCTGGTTGTCTTTAATGACTGTTGTCTTAACTTATTTAATTGCTATTCCATTAGGTGTTACTGCAGGTCGTCACCAAGATGAATGGCAAGATCATGGAGTACAAATTTTTAACTATATTACATTCGCAGTACCTCCATTTGTTTTCTACATTTTAGGTATTTGGCTATTCGGATTTACTTTAGGTTGGTTCCCAATCTCAGGTTCCGTTAGTGCAGATGTAAATCCAGGAACACTTGCTTATCTCTGGAGTAGAATTGATCACTTGATTTTGCCTTCAATTCTTTGTGCTTTAATCTCTACTACAGTTATTGTTCAATACTTAAGAACCGGAATTGTTGATAACAAGGTTGAAGATTATGTAAGAACTGCACGTAGTAAGGGTGTACCTGAAAATGTTGTTTTCAATAAACATATTTTAAGAAACTCACTTTTACCAATTGCTGCTTTCTTTGGTAACACTATTACTGGATTACTTTCTGGTTCAATGGTTATCGAATCAGTCTTCAGTTATCCTGGTATGGGTAAGTTATTCCTTGATTCTATCGGTCAACGTGACTACTCAACTTTAACTGCCTTAATTTTATTATTTGGTATCTTAACTTTAGTTGGTAACTTGTTATCTGATATTATCATGAGCATCATCGACCCAAGAATTCGGATCAAGTAG
- a CDS encoding ABC transporter permease — protein MAKDKNTSKKDQNAKTSLPPSGFKIIVREVWRDKVAFVSFCIIVAILLFTFVGSLFLNKSQVTEINIAEAYYAWGESGHVFGTDDGGRDILKLLMMGGRNSILIGLSVTVLCEGVGLLVGLFSGYFGGVTDAVIMRIVDFIQILPQFPIIIVLTTVIPNYNAWTLVLLISMFGWTSTARYFRAFVLSQREREYVLASKTSGSSNLTIMFREVLPNITSALVIDVVLMIAGNIGIETTLSFLGYGLPTTTPSLGTLIGFANDPVNVTTRPWLWMPATILLLIISLSINYVGRALQRAGDARQREN, from the coding sequence ATGGCTAAAGATAAAAATACATCGAAAAAAGATCAAAATGCTAAAACCTCTCTACCACCATCTGGATTTAAGATTATTGTACGTGAGGTTTGGCGTGATAAGGTAGCCTTTGTTTCATTCTGTATTATTGTAGCTATCTTATTATTCACTTTTGTTGGTTCTTTATTCTTAAACAAGAGTCAAGTAACAGAGATTAATATTGCAGAAGCATACTATGCTTGGGGTGAATCGGGTCACGTCTTTGGTACAGACGATGGTGGCCGCGATATCTTGAAGTTACTAATGATGGGTGGACGTAACTCTATTTTGATTGGTCTATCTGTTACTGTTCTTTGTGAAGGTGTCGGACTTTTAGTTGGTTTGTTCTCAGGTTACTTTGGTGGGGTAACTGACGCAGTTATCATGCGTATAGTTGATTTCATCCAAATTTTACCTCAATTCCCAATCATTATTGTTTTAACTACTGTTATTCCTAACTACAATGCGTGGACTTTGGTATTATTGATTTCTATGTTTGGGTGGACTTCAACTGCAAGATACTTCCGGGCGTTTGTTTTGTCACAGAGAGAACGAGAATATGTTTTGGCTTCCAAGACTTCCGGTTCTTCTAACTTAACAATTATGTTCCGTGAAGTTTTGCCTAACATTACTTCAGCTTTGGTAATTGATGTCGTATTGATGATTGCCGGAAACATTGGTATTGAAACTACTTTATCCTTCTTGGGATATGGATTACCAACCACTACACCATCCCTTGGTACTTTAATTGGATTTGCTAATGACCCAGTTAACGTTACTACACGTCCATGGTTATGGATGCCAGCAACTATTTTGTTGTTGATTATTTCCTTGAGTATTAACTATGTTGGTCGTGCTCTTCAAAGAGCTGGGGATGCTCGTCAACGTGAAAATTAA
- a CDS encoding oligopeptide ABC transporter substrate-binding protein encodes MKKAKLFGSLTLLSGVALTLAACGNNSNSKVDNPTKNFKSATPKKAVKKGGTVSVALESDTPFTGIFLNELSDTQNDSDAMAPANEGLFDTDDTYQINDKGPATLKLDNDNKTATIKIKNGVKWSDGKQVTAKDVEYSYEIIANKATKSSRYTDSLQNIIGMSEYHDGKSNTISGIEMPDGENGRTVVIHFKEMKPGMKFSGNGYFWEYAAPYHYLKDVPFDKLQSSDQVRKKPLFFGPYKMSKVVRGQAVTFVPNKYYWRGTPKLDKVTIQVLNPNSASQAIKSHKYDIAGVINTQWKNVANTDNVNWIAKIPLSYRYLGFKVGKWDAAKGENVMDKNAKMNNKALRQAIAYGMNISAVNKRYTNGLTFHIPTLIPAQFGKYFDKNVKGYDYNIKKGNEILDKAGYKKKGKYRVQPNGKPLTIHFAAMSGDSTQEPIIQNYIQQWKKLGLNVKLTGGRLMEMNSFYDKVQNDSKDVDMFMGAWSLSSEPSPNDLYSAKAPYNFSRFVTAKNTKLLQEMDSQKAFNTNYRVKKFHEWQKYMDDEAYVVPVSNSYSIDAVNSKITGYSSKPSAANSLWYNVGIAK; translated from the coding sequence ATGAAGAAAGCCAAACTATTTGGAAGTTTAACTTTACTTTCTGGTGTTGCTTTAACATTAGCAGCATGTGGTAACAATTCAAATTCAAAAGTAGATAACCCAACTAAGAACTTTAAATCAGCTACTCCAAAGAAAGCTGTTAAAAAGGGTGGTACAGTAAGTGTTGCCCTTGAATCTGATACACCATTTACTGGTATCTTTTTAAATGAACTTTCCGATACTCAGAATGACTCTGATGCTATGGCACCTGCTAATGAAGGGTTATTTGATACTGATGATACTTATCAAATTAATGACAAAGGACCAGCTACATTAAAATTAGATAATGATAACAAAACTGCTACTATTAAAATTAAGAATGGTGTTAAGTGGTCAGATGGTAAGCAAGTAACTGCTAAGGATGTTGAATATTCTTACGAAATTATTGCTAACAAGGCAACTAAGTCATCACGTTATACTGACTCACTTCAAAATATTATTGGTATGAGTGAATACCACGATGGTAAATCTAACACTATTTCTGGTATTGAAATGCCGGATGGTGAAAATGGAAGAACCGTTGTTATTCACTTCAAAGAAATGAAGCCAGGTATGAAGTTCAGTGGTAACGGCTACTTCTGGGAATATGCTGCCCCATATCACTACTTGAAGGATGTTCCATTTGATAAACTACAATCATCTGATCAAGTAAGAAAGAAGCCACTATTCTTTGGTCCATATAAGATGAGTAAGGTTGTACGTGGTCAAGCAGTAACATTTGTTCCTAACAAGTACTACTGGAGAGGTACACCAAAATTAGATAAAGTAACAATTCAAGTTTTGAACCCAAACTCAGCTTCTCAAGCCATTAAGAGTCATAAGTATGATATTGCCGGTGTAATCAATACTCAATGGAAGAACGTTGCCAATACTGATAATGTTAACTGGATCGCTAAGATTCCTTTGTCTTATCGTTACCTAGGTTTTAAGGTAGGTAAGTGGGATGCAGCTAAAGGCGAAAACGTAATGGATAAGAATGCAAAAATGAATAATAAAGCATTACGTCAAGCTATTGCTTATGGTATGAATATCTCCGCTGTAAACAAACGTTATACCAACGGTTTGACTTTCCATATTCCAACTTTAATTCCAGCACAATTTGGTAAGTACTTCGATAAAAATGTTAAGGGCTACGATTACAATATCAAGAAGGGGAATGAAATTCTTGATAAAGCTGGATATAAGAAGAAGGGTAAGTACCGTGTTCAACCAAATGGTAAGCCTTTAACTATCCATTTTGCAGCTATGAGTGGTGACTCTACTCAAGAACCAATTATTCAAAACTATATCCAACAATGGAAGAAATTAGGCTTGAATGTTAAGTTAACTGGTGGTCGTTTGATGGAAATGAACTCCTTCTATGACAAGGTCCAAAATGATTCTAAAGACGTAGATATGTTCATGGGTGCATGGTCATTATCTTCAGAACCATCACCAAATGACTTGTACAGCGCAAAAGCACCATACAACTTTAGTCGTTTTGTAACTGCTAAGAACACTAAGTTACTTCAAGAAATGGATTCACAAAAGGCATTTAATACTAATTACCGTGTTAAGAAATTCCATGAATGGCAAAAATATATGGATGATGAAGCCTACGTTGTTCCAGTATCTAACAGTTATAGTATTGATGCAGTTAACAGCAAGATTACAGGTTACTCATCTAAACCATCAGCAGCAAACAGCTTATGGTATAATGTAGGAATTGCAAAATAA
- a CDS encoding oligopeptide ABC transporter substrate-binding protein → MKKDKLIGTLTLLSGVALTLAACGNSNSNNTSHPNFKESTPKKTIKDGGNVSVAVVTDTPFTGIFNDELSTNNTDSEVMQYGDESLFATNNTYKYVKGGAADIKINKDAKTATITINPKVKWSDGQPLVAKDYEYAYEIIANKATHSQRYTSSLANLVGLEEYHDGKSNTISGIEMPDGENGRTVVLHFKEMKPGMTQSGNGYIWEAAAPYHYLKDVPFDKLISSNKIRKNPLFYGPYKVSKVVRGQSVSWVPNEHYYKGKPHLKKITASVITPASVAQSIKSNKFDVTQVSNSQWPNIKGAKGVNFIANIPLAYSYLGFKVGKWDAAKGENVMNKDAKMNNRSLRQAIAYGMNVDQVYKRYSSGLSFRIPTLIPKQFGDYFDKNVKGYTYNIKKGNELLDKAGYKKKGTYRVQPNGKPLTIRLAAMSGSKVQEPIIQNYIQQWKKMGLNVKLTGGRLMEMNSFYDKVQNDSKDVDMFIGAWSLSSEPSPQDLYGAKAPFNYSRFVTKENTDLLNDIDSQKAFNNSYRVKKFHQWQAYMDKEAYVVPVANSYSIYAINNKLTGYSLEPSKSMGGGFPNWYYVGYAK, encoded by the coding sequence ATGAAGAAAGACAAATTAATTGGTACATTAACTTTGCTTTCAGGTGTAGCTCTAACTTTAGCAGCCTGTGGTAATAGTAATAGCAATAATACTAGTCATCCTAATTTCAAGGAGTCAACTCCTAAGAAGACAATTAAGGATGGTGGAAATGTCAGCGTTGCTGTAGTTACTGATACACCGTTTACTGGTATTTTTAATGATGAATTGTCTACTAACAATACAGACTCAGAAGTAATGCAATATGGTGATGAATCATTATTTGCTACAAATAATACCTATAAATACGTTAAGGGTGGAGCAGCAGACATTAAAATTAATAAAGATGCCAAAACTGCAACCATTACTATTAATCCTAAAGTTAAGTGGTCTGATGGCCAACCTTTAGTTGCAAAAGATTATGAATACGCCTATGAAATTATTGCAAATAAGGCAACACATTCTCAGCGTTATACTTCAAGTTTAGCTAATCTTGTAGGATTAGAAGAATACCATGATGGAAAGTCCAATACTATTTCAGGTATTGAAATGCCAGACGGCGAAAATGGTCGTACAGTAGTGCTCCACTTTAAAGAAATGAAGCCGGGTATGACACAAAGTGGTAATGGATATATTTGGGAAGCAGCAGCTCCATATCATTACTTAAAAGATGTTCCATTTGATAAACTTATTTCAAGCAATAAGATCCGTAAGAATCCATTATTCTATGGTCCATATAAAGTAAGTAAAGTGGTTCGTGGACAATCAGTTTCATGGGTTCCAAATGAACATTACTATAAGGGTAAACCACACTTAAAGAAGATAACTGCTTCCGTAATTACTCCAGCTTCAGTTGCTCAATCAATTAAGAGTAATAAATTTGATGTAACGCAAGTAAGTAATTCTCAATGGCCAAATATTAAGGGTGCTAAAGGAGTAAACTTCATCGCTAATATTCCACTTGCATATAGTTACTTAGGCTTTAAGGTTGGTAAATGGGATGCAGCCAAAGGCGAAAATGTGATGAATAAGGACGCAAAGATGAATAATCGTTCTCTTCGTCAAGCTATTGCCTACGGTATGAATGTTGACCAAGTTTATAAGAGATACTCATCAGGTCTTTCATTTAGAATTCCAACTTTAATTCCAAAGCAATTCGGTGATTACTTCGATAAGAATGTAAAGGGTTACACTTATAACATTAAAAAGGGTAATGAACTATTAGATAAAGCTGGTTACAAGAAGAAGGGGACTTACCGTGTTCAACCAAATGGTAAGCCTTTAACAATTCGTTTAGCTGCCATGAGTGGTAGTAAAGTTCAAGAACCAATCATTCAAAATTACATTCAACAATGGAAGAAAATGGGCTTGAACGTTAAGTTAACTGGTGGCCGTTTAATGGAAATGAATTCATTCTACGACAAGGTTCAAAATGATTCTAAAGATGTAGATATGTTCATTGGTGCATGGTCACTCTCTTCTGAGCCATCACCTCAAGACTTATACGGCGCAAAGGCACCATTTAACTACAGTAGATTTGTCACTAAAGAAAACACTGACTTGTTGAACGATATTGATTCTCAAAAAGCCTTTAATAATAGCTACAGAGTTAAGAAATTCCATCAATGGCAAGCATACATGGATAAGGAAGCTTATGTTGTGCCAGTTGCTAATAGCTACAGCATTTACGCAATTAACAATAAGTTAACTGGATACTCATTAGAACCATCTAAGAGTATGGGTGGTGGATTCCCTAACTGGTACTACGTTGGCTATGCAAAATAA
- the rnc gene encoding ribonuclease III, translating into MISVAFKQNLKKKYGIKFNNEKLLEDAFTHSSYANEHPGRKDYEKLEFLGDAVLELAVSDYLYRHFPRLNEGELTRMRSNIVRTEGFSEFAIECGFPEEINLGKGEEKAGARKRKTLLEDVFEAFNGALFLDQGMPAVQHFLHLTVYPLIAEGDFNASRDYKTELQERLQVNGPVKIEYQVISEDESKPSFKVQLLVNGEKVSEGQGRNKKAAEQQAAQAALDKNK; encoded by the coding sequence ATGATTTCAGTAGCTTTTAAACAAAATTTAAAGAAAAAATACGGAATAAAATTTAATAACGAAAAATTGCTTGAAGATGCCTTCACACATTCTTCTTATGCTAATGAGCATCCCGGGAGAAAGGACTATGAGAAATTAGAGTTTCTTGGCGATGCTGTTCTTGAATTGGCGGTATCTGATTATCTGTATCGTCATTTTCCTAGATTAAATGAAGGGGAATTAACAAGAATGCGATCTAACATTGTTAGAACAGAAGGATTTTCTGAATTTGCAATTGAATGTGGATTCCCAGAAGAAATTAATTTGGGTAAAGGAGAAGAAAAAGCTGGCGCTAGAAAACGTAAGACACTTCTTGAAGATGTGTTTGAAGCTTTTAATGGTGCACTTTTCTTAGATCAAGGAATGCCAGCTGTACAGCACTTTTTACATTTAACAGTGTATCCATTAATTGCTGAAGGAGATTTTAATGCCTCACGTGATTATAAAACTGAACTTCAGGAACGTTTGCAGGTAAATGGACCAGTTAAGATTGAATATCAAGTAATATCTGAAGATGAATCAAAGCCATCTTTTAAAGTTCAGCTACTTGTAAATGGTGAAAAAGTTTCAGAGGGACAAGGACGTAATAAAAAAGCCGCTGAGCAGCAAGCAGCTCAAGCTGCATTAGATAAAAATAAATAA